The following are encoded together in the Proteiniphilum saccharofermentans genome:
- a CDS encoding glycosyltransferase family 4 protein: MWRRNKRKQKKVLVDLSELSNTYCGLKQVALAYGNYFKENYKRNETGYILTLLIPRKMFGKFGREVRYISSSSWFLRHCRYLFPSFDIWHATHQLSRFKPAYSRTKFILTIHDLNYLYEATGEQRERKHRRLQRKINRADEIVCISEFTKQEVGKNLVLNGKRCKVIYNGVENIVRKPALKPNREIKGHFFFTIGTVMKKKNFHVLLNMMKLMPDRHLYIAGDSSLEEYGKMIKQRIETEGIHNVTLLGTIPEEEKIWLYANCEAFLFPSLFEGFGLPVIEAMQFGKPVFSSRETCLKEIGGEFAYFWKNFDPQEMKRLIDENLEGFYQDKDLAQRQKEYAHSFSYEKHFKEYQKLYSFL, from the coding sequence ATGTGGAGAAGAAACAAGAGAAAACAGAAGAAGGTTTTGGTCGATTTGTCGGAGTTGAGCAACACCTACTGTGGTTTAAAGCAGGTTGCATTAGCTTATGGGAACTATTTCAAGGAGAATTATAAAAGAAATGAGACCGGGTATATATTGACGCTTCTTATACCCAGAAAGATGTTCGGCAAGTTTGGACGTGAAGTACGCTATATCAGTTCTTCAAGCTGGTTCTTGAGACATTGCCGTTATCTGTTCCCTTCATTCGATATATGGCATGCTACCCATCAGTTAAGCAGATTTAAACCTGCTTATTCCCGGACGAAATTCATACTTACGATTCATGACCTGAACTATCTCTATGAAGCCACCGGTGAGCAGCGGGAAAGGAAACACCGGCGATTGCAGCGCAAAATCAACCGGGCTGATGAAATTGTTTGCATCTCGGAATTTACCAAACAGGAAGTGGGGAAAAATCTGGTTTTGAACGGCAAGAGATGCAAAGTCATTTATAATGGTGTTGAAAATATCGTTCGGAAACCTGCTTTGAAACCCAATAGAGAAATAAAAGGACATTTTTTCTTTACCATAGGGACGGTCATGAAGAAAAAGAACTTCCACGTATTGCTCAACATGATGAAACTAATGCCGGACAGGCATCTTTATATAGCCGGCGATAGCAGTCTGGAAGAATATGGCAAAATGATAAAACAACGAATTGAGACAGAAGGGATTCATAATGTTACTCTTTTGGGAACGATCCCTGAAGAAGAAAAGATTTGGCTTTATGCAAATTGTGAAGCTTTTTTGTTCCCTTCGTTATTCGAAGGTTTCGGACTTCCTGTCATAGAGGCCATGCAATTTGGCAAACCTGTTTTTTCATCCCGGGAAACCTGCCTGAAAGAGATAGGAGGGGAATTCGCCTATTTTTGGAAAAACTTCGATCCGCAAGAAATGAAACGGTTAATCGATGAAAATCTGGAAGGGTTTTATCAGGACAAGGATCTGGCACAGAGACAAAAAGAATATGCCCATTCCTTTTCGTATGAAAAACATTTTAAGGAATATCAAAAACTATATTCCTTTCTTTAA
- a CDS encoding glycosyltransferase family 4 protein, producing MDKIAIIVQRYGREINGGAEVHARLLAERLKEKYDVDVLTSCSLAYPAWDNHYPAGEEMMNGVRVLRFKDEGANRKKTRRLGRYLRGNWKYYHRGYTINNFITLSIRRIWYRRKKNHGRVFDRWIVNHGPVCKEMITYLEQEKNQYKAFIYFNYPFYPTYFGLQHTSGKSILIPLAHDEPMLYLSGFEKMFSLPGFIMYNTESERLLLESAHPVTRTIRSDLAGVGFDLPVLDENSEPPISFPYFVYIGRIDVGKGCLELMNYFSMMNRSQHRNIKLVMIGKNHLKTFVKDDNIIFTGFIGEEEKLLYLQHCAGLIISSRHESLSMVTLEAMSFGKPVLANGYCDVLKRHIEKSQAGFLYYDVKDFSVQVDKILNLSDNGKQVIARNGMQYAEKNYRWERIIEKFDIAIDYVGA from the coding sequence ATGGATAAAATAGCAATAATCGTACAGCGATATGGTAGAGAGATCAACGGAGGAGCAGAAGTGCATGCACGGTTGCTGGCAGAACGTTTGAAAGAGAAGTATGACGTGGATGTCCTGACCTCCTGCTCTTTGGCTTATCCTGCATGGGATAATCATTATCCTGCAGGCGAGGAGATGATGAATGGTGTACGGGTATTGCGGTTTAAAGATGAAGGTGCAAACCGTAAAAAGACCCGCCGGTTAGGACGTTATCTCCGTGGAAACTGGAAGTATTACCATAGAGGATATACGATAAATAATTTCATTACCCTTTCTATTAGGCGTATATGGTACAGAAGAAAAAAAAATCATGGCCGGGTCTTTGATCGTTGGATTGTGAATCATGGTCCTGTTTGTAAAGAAATGATAACATATCTGGAACAGGAGAAGAATCAGTATAAGGCATTTATTTATTTTAATTACCCGTTCTATCCTACTTATTTCGGGTTGCAACACACATCCGGCAAAAGTATTCTTATCCCATTGGCACATGATGAGCCGATGCTTTATCTTTCAGGCTTCGAAAAGATGTTCTCTCTACCGGGATTCATCATGTATAACACAGAAAGTGAGAGGCTCCTGCTTGAATCAGCTCATCCCGTTACGCGAACAATCAGGTCTGACCTTGCAGGTGTCGGTTTTGATCTGCCTGTATTGGATGAAAACAGTGAACCCCCAATCAGTTTTCCTTATTTTGTGTATATCGGACGTATAGATGTTGGTAAAGGGTGTTTGGAATTGATGAACTATTTTTCTATGATGAATAGATCGCAACATAGAAATATAAAACTGGTAATGATTGGGAAGAACCATCTGAAAACCTTTGTGAAGGATGATAATATTATTTTTACCGGATTTATCGGAGAGGAGGAAAAACTGTTATACCTTCAGCATTGTGCGGGTTTAATTATCTCTTCACGACACGAAAGCCTGTCGATGGTTACCCTGGAAGCAATGTCCTTTGGTAAACCGGTTTTGGCGAATGGTTATTGCGATGTGTTGAAGCGACACATAGAGAAGAGCCAGGCTGGGTTCCTCTATTATGACGTGAAAGATTTTAGCGTACAGGTTGATAAGATACTGAATCTTTCCGATAACGGCAAGCAGGTTATTGCACGAAATGGCATGCAGTACGCCGAAAAAAATTATCGATGGGAACGTATCATTGAAAAGTTTGATATTGCAATTGACTATGTGGGGGCGTAA
- a CDS encoding DUF5672 family protein — translation MTQGIDKVFVMPENFVIDESFSGFADIPVERFPDYFFTSISGYNRLMLDVDFYRRFSGYKYMLIHQTDAFLFKPDLQYWCSKNYDYIGAPWLAPRKIKKAELYAFVLAVCPWIYSDSKRRSVKLYNNIGNGGLSLRKIGTFIKILESAKVQMILNTYLEKQVSGTLYNEDIFWSFEGRRLYKKFNKPDWREAMYFSTELHPSFAYNLMHKQLPFGCHAPFVYEPEFWKDHIPFVQIRMKRQPFISIICVVYNASSCISGCIDSIIEQRCVNDIELIIIDGNSTDGTQDILEKYGDRITFWKSEPDKGIYDAMNKALDHVRGKWIYFIGADDRLLPDFSSFVENELKDQHKIYYANVLWKGIKSRGFVSDYEQAKGGIFHQAIIYPASVFKKYRYNTEYKVSADYALNMQLHRDKSYEFEYRDYIIAYFNDTGVSSYGEDKAFLRDKRKLIMENFGIVVRFRYNFRIIKHKLRKK, via the coding sequence ATGACACAGGGCATAGACAAGGTTTTTGTCATGCCTGAGAATTTTGTGATCGATGAGAGTTTTTCCGGTTTTGCCGATATACCTGTTGAACGGTTTCCGGATTATTTCTTTACCAGTATTTCGGGATATAACCGACTGATGCTTGATGTGGATTTTTATAGACGGTTCAGCGGTTACAAATATATGTTGATACACCAGACGGATGCGTTTTTGTTTAAACCCGATCTTCAATACTGGTGCAGTAAAAACTATGACTATATCGGGGCGCCGTGGCTTGCACCCCGTAAAATTAAAAAAGCAGAACTTTATGCATTTGTGCTTGCCGTATGCCCTTGGATATACTCGGACTCTAAAAGAAGATCGGTGAAGCTTTATAATAATATCGGGAACGGAGGTCTGTCGTTGCGCAAAATCGGTACCTTCATAAAAATACTTGAATCTGCCAAAGTGCAAATGATTTTGAATACCTATTTGGAAAAACAGGTATCCGGCACATTGTACAATGAAGATATTTTCTGGAGCTTTGAAGGTCGCCGGTTATATAAAAAGTTCAATAAGCCGGACTGGCGCGAAGCTATGTATTTTTCCACAGAATTGCACCCTTCGTTTGCATATAACCTAATGCATAAGCAGCTGCCGTTTGGGTGTCATGCGCCATTCGTCTATGAGCCTGAATTCTGGAAAGATCATATCCCATTCGTTCAGATCCGTATGAAAAGACAACCGTTTATCAGTATTATTTGCGTTGTATACAATGCCTCTTCCTGCATATCTGGGTGTATCGATAGTATTATCGAACAACGGTGTGTAAACGACATCGAACTGATCATAATTGACGGAAACAGTACCGACGGAACTCAGGATATACTTGAAAAGTATGGAGACAGGATAACATTCTGGAAAAGTGAACCCGATAAGGGAATATATGATGCTATGAATAAAGCGCTGGATCACGTTCGTGGTAAGTGGATTTATTTCATTGGTGCTGACGACAGACTCTTGCCCGATTTCTCTTCCTTTGTGGAGAACGAATTAAAAGACCAGCATAAGATTTATTATGCCAATGTTTTATGGAAAGGAATTAAATCAAGAGGTTTTGTTTCGGATTACGAACAGGCTAAAGGAGGTATTTTTCATCAGGCGATTATTTATCCGGCAAGTGTTTTTAAAAAATATAGATACAATACCGAATATAAAGTATCGGCAGATTATGCTCTTAATATGCAATTGCATCGCGACAAATCTTATGAGTTTGAATATCGGGATTACATTATAGCCTACTTTAATGATACGGGAGTATCGTCATATGGTGAGGATAAAGCATTCCTGCGGGATAAAAGAAAACTTATCATGGAAAATTTTGGGATTGTAGTGCGTTTCCGGTATAATTTCAGGATTATAAAACATAAATTGAGGAAAAAATAA
- a CDS encoding HD family phosphohydrolase: MQTKKKRIRIKTKIFVPLVFIIAVLFTTYFFPRQGSFKYNFNEGRPWQYGLLTAPFDFPVYKPAAQLKAEQDSILEYYEPYFVVDEEIQKSALAEFDADANLKARLAELAPEYKLYVRNKLNEVFDNGIMRSEDYDRIYQSHTQALRLKKGNVAESRKVETFFTIRSAYEKVLNDVPSSIDADILKAANINEYIHENVLYDAITSEKAQNEFIQQVDISHGMVQRGQRIIDQGEIVGPQTYNILSSLKRVTEEQSGGTTRNNWMLLGQFMLILFMFGSFYTYLLYFRPAEYRNRKHVVFMVLLIAFFVLLTAITVRFELFSIYIVPYAIVTILIRTFIDSRTALFASLTTIIMSSLMVPFPFEFIVIQIAVAMVSIFMLKELSERSQLIKSSFFILLTYIVVYTGLELYQEGNVNEINWVVLVYFLINFIFIMFSYSLVYLVERSFGFISGVSLVELSNINKPLLKELSEKAPGTFQHSLQVSNLAMAAAAKLGANASLIRTGALYHDIGKMANPAFFTENQAPGMNPHAGLPYEESARIIINHVKDGLKIAQKHNVPQQIIDFIETHHGTSMPKFFYISWKNANPGKETNEADFRYPGPNPFSKETAIMMMADAVEASSRSLPEYTEESLRNLVDKIIDAQVAEGYFKSAPITFKDIQTVKDVFVEKLATMYHSRIAYPELKRPQ, translated from the coding sequence ATGCAAACGAAAAAAAAGAGAATAAGAATCAAGACAAAAATATTCGTCCCGTTGGTCTTTATTATTGCCGTACTTTTCACTACCTATTTTTTCCCCCGTCAGGGAAGTTTTAAATATAATTTCAACGAAGGCAGGCCATGGCAATACGGACTGCTCACTGCCCCGTTCGATTTTCCTGTATACAAACCGGCAGCCCAACTGAAAGCAGAACAGGATAGTATCCTGGAATATTATGAGCCTTATTTTGTGGTTGATGAGGAGATCCAGAAGAGTGCTCTCGCCGAATTTGACGCGGATGCAAACCTGAAAGCCAGGCTAGCCGAACTTGCACCCGAATATAAACTCTATGTCCGAAACAAATTAAATGAGGTATTTGATAACGGCATTATGCGTTCGGAAGATTATGATCGTATCTACCAATCACATACGCAGGCATTACGGTTAAAAAAGGGTAATGTGGCAGAGTCCAGAAAAGTGGAAACTTTTTTTACTATTCGTTCCGCTTATGAGAAGGTACTGAATGATGTCCCCTCCAGTATTGATGCCGATATCCTCAAAGCTGCCAATATCAATGAATATATCCACGAAAACGTATTATATGATGCAATTACATCAGAGAAGGCCCAGAATGAATTTATTCAACAGGTGGATATAAGCCACGGCATGGTACAAAGAGGGCAACGTATCATTGATCAGGGTGAGATTGTCGGTCCACAGACATATAATATACTCTCGTCCCTGAAGCGGGTAACCGAGGAACAAAGCGGCGGCACTACCAGAAACAACTGGATGCTACTGGGGCAGTTCATGCTCATATTGTTCATGTTTGGTTCATTCTATACTTACCTGCTCTATTTCCGACCGGCAGAATACCGCAACCGGAAACATGTGGTTTTTATGGTGTTGCTGATAGCTTTCTTTGTATTACTTACAGCTATTACCGTCAGGTTCGAACTTTTCAGCATTTACATCGTCCCTTACGCCATCGTCACCATCCTTATCCGTACTTTCATAGACTCACGTACGGCATTGTTTGCCAGTCTCACTACCATCATTATGAGTTCACTTATGGTACCGTTTCCTTTCGAATTCATCGTCATCCAGATCGCGGTAGCCATGGTATCCATATTTATGTTGAAAGAGTTGTCGGAACGTTCGCAACTAATCAAAAGTTCTTTCTTTATCCTGCTCACCTACATTGTGGTGTATACAGGTCTTGAACTGTATCAGGAAGGCAATGTGAATGAAATCAACTGGGTGGTACTGGTCTATTTCCTTATCAACTTTATCTTTATCATGTTCTCCTATTCACTGGTTTATCTGGTGGAAAGATCCTTCGGATTTATTTCCGGTGTCTCATTAGTAGAACTTTCCAATATTAATAAACCACTGCTGAAAGAACTTTCTGAAAAAGCGCCGGGCACGTTCCAGCACTCATTACAAGTATCCAACCTGGCCATGGCGGCAGCGGCAAAATTGGGAGCAAATGCCTCCCTGATAAGGACAGGGGCGTTATATCACGACATTGGGAAAATGGCTAATCCTGCTTTTTTCACGGAAAATCAGGCACCGGGCATGAATCCGCATGCAGGACTCCCCTACGAGGAAAGCGCACGTATTATAATCAATCATGTGAAAGACGGGCTGAAGATTGCACAGAAACATAATGTCCCTCAGCAGATCATCGATTTCATCGAGACCCATCACGGGACAAGTATGCCTAAGTTTTTTTACATCTCCTGGAAAAATGCCAATCCCGGCAAAGAAACCAATGAGGCAGATTTCCGCTACCCGGGTCCCAATCCGTTCTCGAAAGAGACTGCCATTATGATGATGGCCGATGCGGTGGAAGCCTCGTCGCGCAGCCTTCCCGAATATACGGAAGAGTCACTTCGTAATCTGGTCGACAAAATTATCGACGCCCAAGTGGCTGAGGGTTATTTCAAATCTGCTCCTATCACTTTCAAGGATATACAGACAGTGAAAGATGTTTTTGTAGAAAAACTAGCCACGATGTACCATTCACGTATTGCCTATCCTGAATTAAAACGGCCGCAATAA
- a CDS encoding type II toxin-antitoxin system RelE/ParE family toxin, which produces MKSGYKIRWTKHALNELGQTIRYLEKNFSEKEIKRLVQRIESTTEVIARNPKLYPKSEKKDIRRAVVLKYNTLYYRIKQDTVEILSFFSNRQNPRKRKMR; this is translated from the coding sequence ATGAAAAGTGGTTATAAGATCCGTTGGACGAAACATGCTTTGAATGAACTGGGACAAACCATCCGGTATCTCGAAAAAAATTTCTCTGAGAAAGAGATAAAAAGACTTGTACAAAGAATCGAGTCTACTACCGAAGTAATTGCCCGTAATCCTAAATTATATCCTAAATCTGAAAAAAAAGATATTCGGAGGGCGGTAGTTTTGAAATATAACACACTTTATTACAGGATTAAACAGGATACCGTAGAAATACTTTCTTTTTTCTCAAACAGGCAAAATCCGAGAAAAAGAAAAATGCGTTGA
- the guaA gene encoding glutamine-hydrolyzing GMP synthase: MHEKIIILDFGSQTTQLIGRRVRELNTYCEIVPYNKFPFGDDSVKGVILSGSPFSVNDTEAFKTDLNEIRDQYPVLGICYGAQLMAQSAGGAVEKSDSREYGRARLRVTDKNDPLLGFIIQENQVWMSHGDTIVRIPDSFRVIASTDDVALAAYRVDNEKTWGVQFHPEVFHTERGTEILDNFLAVCGVKKDWTPASFIETTVQELKEQLGDDKVILALSGGVDSSVTAVLLNKAIGRNLTCIFVDHGLLRKNEFETVLENYEHLGLNVIGVDAKTYFYKELEGVTDPERKRKIIGKGFIDVFDREAHKLEDIKWLAQGTIYPDIIESLSITGVTIKSHHNVGGLPEKMHLKLCEPLKLLFKDEVRKIGLELGMQPHLIHRHPFPGPGLGIRILGDITPEKVRIAQDADDIFISNLRTAGLYDKVWQAGAILLPVQSVGVMGDERTYENTVALRAVTSTDAMTADWAHLPYEFLAKVSNEIINKVKGVNRVVYDISSKPPATIEWE, from the coding sequence ATGCACGAAAAAATTATCATCCTCGATTTCGGTTCGCAAACTACGCAGCTGATAGGTCGCCGCGTGAGAGAATTGAACACCTACTGCGAAATAGTGCCTTACAATAAATTCCCTTTCGGGGATGACTCGGTAAAGGGAGTGATCCTTTCCGGGAGTCCTTTCTCGGTGAATGACACCGAAGCTTTCAAAACCGATTTAAATGAGATTCGCGACCAATACCCTGTATTGGGTATTTGCTACGGTGCGCAATTAATGGCGCAATCGGCTGGAGGAGCTGTGGAGAAGAGTGATAGCCGTGAGTACGGGCGTGCCCGTTTACGCGTTACAGATAAAAATGATCCTTTGCTGGGATTCATTATTCAGGAGAATCAGGTATGGATGTCGCACGGAGATACAATTGTTCGTATACCGGACAGCTTCCGGGTGATTGCCTCAACCGATGACGTCGCTTTGGCCGCTTACAGGGTAGATAATGAAAAAACCTGGGGAGTGCAGTTTCATCCCGAGGTGTTTCACACGGAACGCGGAACGGAAATATTGGATAATTTTCTCGCTGTTTGCGGCGTGAAGAAGGACTGGACACCTGCCTCATTCATTGAAACCACCGTACAGGAATTAAAAGAGCAGTTGGGTGACGACAAAGTGATCCTAGCCCTTTCGGGAGGTGTGGATTCGTCGGTCACGGCAGTGTTGCTCAACAAAGCCATTGGCAGGAATCTTACCTGTATTTTTGTGGATCACGGCCTGTTACGTAAGAATGAGTTCGAGACCGTATTGGAGAATTACGAACATCTGGGACTGAACGTAATCGGAGTAGATGCAAAAACCTATTTCTACAAAGAACTGGAAGGCGTGACTGACCCGGAGCGTAAACGTAAGATTATAGGGAAAGGATTTATCGATGTGTTTGATAGGGAAGCCCATAAACTGGAAGATATCAAATGGTTGGCACAGGGTACCATCTATCCCGATATCATCGAGTCGCTCTCTATTACCGGTGTTACCATTAAAAGTCACCATAACGTAGGGGGATTACCTGAGAAGATGCACCTGAAATTGTGTGAACCATTGAAGCTTTTGTTCAAGGATGAAGTGCGCAAGATAGGGTTAGAATTGGGTATGCAGCCTCACCTGATCCATCGCCATCCGTTTCCCGGACCGGGATTGGGCATCCGTATCCTGGGAGATATTACCCCTGAAAAGGTACGGATTGCACAGGATGCGGATGATATATTTATTTCGAACCTCCGTACGGCCGGATTGTATGATAAAGTGTGGCAGGCAGGGGCTATCTTGTTGCCGGTGCAGTCGGTCGGTGTGATGGGGGATGAGCGCACCTATGAAAATACGGTCGCATTGCGAGCCGTGACATCGACAGATGCTATGACGGCCGATTGGGCACATCTGCCTTACGAATTTCTGGCGAAAGTATCGAATGAGATCATTAACAAGGTGAAAGGTGTCAACCGCGTTGTGTACGATATTTCATCGAAACCTCCTGCCACCATCGAGTGGGAATAA
- a CDS encoding helix-turn-helix domain-containing protein produces the protein MPIIINLDVEMAKKKISLNELSERVGITPANLSILKTGKAKAIRFSTLEAICKELNCQPGDIMEWRDE, from the coding sequence ATGCCTATTATTATAAACTTAGATGTTGAAATGGCCAAAAAGAAAATCTCCCTGAACGAGTTATCGGAACGGGTGGGAATCACTCCGGCCAATCTTTCGATACTGAAGACGGGGAAAGCCAAGGCAATCCGTTTCAGCACGCTGGAAGCCATATGCAAAGAGTTGAACTGCCAGCCGGGGGATATTATGGAGTGGAGAGATGAATAA
- a CDS encoding CPBP family intramembrane glutamic endopeptidase, which yields MKHLERALQGKNGIGRYILMAVIVMVAAQMAAIPLLLLLLPVILSNGGNISDFSAAMQNPSDYGISSNLFLLVMMLTFVIMYFLFTVLVKPLHGRTVRETINGRKQIRWNRVRMGIIVWGIIILADTAISLLTSSPGEYEFRFNAGTFLPLLLIILLVLPFQTSIEELLFRGYLAQGVARWTKSRWWALIIPSVLFALMHIVNPEVKEYGFWLSMPQYLIMGLMLGLISILDDGIELALGIHFINNALTAVLVTHEASALQTDALFLLHDLDPVASLISISIASILAVVILQRIYKWDFKIMNRKVVAVPPPAPSVTVETVEQSVGH from the coding sequence ATGAAACACTTAGAACGTGCCTTACAAGGCAAGAATGGTATCGGCCGGTACATTTTAATGGCCGTAATTGTTATGGTGGCAGCACAAATGGCAGCTATACCTCTGCTCCTCCTGCTACTCCCTGTCATCCTATCCAACGGAGGAAATATCAGCGACTTCTCGGCTGCTATGCAAAACCCATCTGACTACGGCATTTCGTCTAATCTTTTCCTGTTGGTGATGATGCTCACTTTCGTCATTATGTATTTTCTGTTTACAGTACTGGTGAAGCCGTTGCATGGGCGTACGGTCCGTGAGACCATCAACGGCCGGAAGCAGATACGTTGGAACCGCGTCCGGATGGGAATTATCGTCTGGGGGATTATCATTCTGGCAGATACTGCCATCAGCTTGCTGACCTCTTCACCGGGCGAGTATGAGTTCCGGTTCAACGCCGGCACTTTTCTTCCGCTACTACTGATCATTCTTCTGGTACTGCCGTTCCAGACAAGTATAGAAGAACTGCTGTTCCGCGGTTATCTGGCACAAGGTGTGGCACGATGGACTAAAAGCCGATGGTGGGCACTGATCATCCCATCCGTATTATTTGCCTTGATGCACATCGTTAATCCTGAAGTAAAAGAGTATGGCTTTTGGCTCTCTATGCCGCAATATCTCATTATGGGGCTGATGCTGGGACTTATTTCCATTCTCGATGACGGTATTGAACTGGCCCTCGGCATCCATTTCATCAATAATGCGCTCACCGCTGTACTTGTCACACACGAAGCATCGGCATTACAGACCGATGCACTGTTCCTGCTGCACGATCTCGATCCCGTTGCAAGCCTTATCTCCATTTCAATAGCAAGCATCTTGGCAGTTGTAATCCTGCAACGTATATACAAGTGGGATTTCAAAATTATGAACAGGAAAGTTGTAGCTGTGCCACCTCCTGCTCCATCTGTTACGGTTGAGACAGTTGAACAAAGCGTAGGACACTAA
- a CDS encoding NfeD family protein: MTFDLIIIIAVILLGVVFMLIEIFLLPGISIAGIAGAIFLIGGIIYAYIFQGSTVGNITLAGTAVLLGGSFFWLLKSKSLRKISLDTNIEGKVDTSYLQKIGIGDSGVTLSRLNPIGQVLINDVEVEGKSFDGEFLDEDTEIEVVKVETYNVLVKKKETVLPGEETKNNLI; the protein is encoded by the coding sequence ATGACATTCGATCTGATCATCATCATCGCCGTGATCCTGTTGGGAGTAGTGTTCATGCTCATTGAGATCTTCCTGCTCCCCGGGATCAGTATTGCAGGTATTGCCGGTGCTATTTTCCTGATAGGAGGAATAATATATGCCTATATCTTTCAGGGTAGTACCGTAGGGAATATTACACTCGCAGGAACAGCCGTACTGCTTGGCGGAAGTTTTTTCTGGCTGCTGAAATCAAAGTCATTACGAAAAATCTCTTTAGATACAAACATCGAAGGGAAAGTGGATACCTCCTATTTGCAGAAAATTGGCATTGGCGACAGTGGCGTAACGCTTTCCCGGTTGAATCCCATCGGGCAGGTATTGATCAACGATGTGGAAGTAGAAGGTAAATCATTCGACGGGGAGTTTCTTGACGAAGACACTGAAATAGAAGTGGTAAAGGTGGAAACCTACAATGTACTGGTAAAGAAAAAAGAAACTGTTTTACCCGGAGAGGAGACAAAAAATAATTTAATATAA
- the floA gene encoding flotillin-like protein FloA (flotillin-like protein involved in membrane lipid rafts) encodes MTVLSFPLIITIAVIIIFLLIFFHYVPFFLWINALSAGVRISLVQLFLMRLRRVPPHTIVYAMIEAHKAGLKMVTRDNLEAHYLAGGHVEKVVHALVSASKANIDLTFQMATAIDLAGRDVLEAVRMSVNPKVIDTPPVSAVAIDGIQLIAKARVTVRANIKRLVGGAGEETILARVGEGIVSSIGSAVSHKSVLENPDSISKLVLKKGLDAGTAFEILSIDIADIDIGKNIGAVLQMDQAQADKNIAQARAEERRAMAIALEQEMKAKAQEARAKVIEAEAEVPIAMAEAFRNGNLGIMDYYRMENIKADTDMRDSIAKPQGGGNKK; translated from the coding sequence ATGACAGTTTTATCATTCCCACTGATTATTACGATTGCCGTAATCATCATCTTTTTATTGATATTCTTTCATTACGTTCCCTTTTTCCTGTGGATAAATGCATTATCGGCAGGAGTACGCATCTCGCTCGTGCAACTCTTCCTGATGCGCCTGCGCCGCGTACCGCCCCACACCATCGTTTACGCGATGATTGAGGCCCACAAGGCCGGACTGAAGATGGTTACCCGCGATAACCTGGAAGCGCACTATCTTGCCGGGGGACACGTAGAAAAGGTAGTGCATGCATTGGTATCCGCTTCCAAAGCAAATATCGACCTTACTTTTCAGATGGCCACGGCCATTGACCTGGCCGGTCGCGATGTACTGGAAGCCGTCAGGATGTCTGTGAACCCGAAAGTGATCGATACACCTCCCGTTTCTGCCGTAGCTATTGATGGTATCCAGTTGATCGCCAAGGCCCGGGTGACGGTACGTGCCAATATCAAACGATTAGTGGGTGGTGCCGGTGAAGAAACTATTCTTGCCCGTGTAGGGGAAGGGATCGTCTCCTCCATCGGTTCGGCAGTATCGCACAAATCGGTACTCGAAAACCCTGATTCAATCTCCAAGCTGGTATTGAAAAAGGGATTGGATGCAGGAACAGCATTTGAAATTCTCTCTATCGATATCGCCGACATCGATATAGGTAAAAATATCGGTGCTGTATTACAGATGGATCAGGCACAGGCCGACAAGAATATTGCACAGGCACGCGCTGAGGAACGGCGGGCCATGGCTATCGCCTTAGAGCAGGAGATGAAGGCCAAAGCCCAGGAAGCACGCGCCAAAGTGATTGAAGCTGAAGCAGAAGTTCCGATCGCCATGGCCGAAGCATTCCGTAACGGAAATCTCGGTATTATGGACTATTACCGGATGGAAAATATCAAGGCTGATACGGATATGAGGGATTCTATTGCCAAACCGCAGGGCGGCGGAAATAAAAAATAA